A region of Allocoleopsis franciscana PCC 7113 DNA encodes the following proteins:
- a CDS encoding hybrid sensor histidine kinase/response regulator, whose protein sequence is MTNDPTIREQSYRYFLQEAPELLQVLEQELLTLREDYSINKVHNLMRTTHTLKGAAASIGLETIKTVAHSLEDIFKALFNPELSIDAEVEALLFEGYECLRLPLTAELTGGQVNDAEILDRTAAIFTQLQDKLGNCFGEEAHIPNSVELGFDVTQSIFEVGVTQRLDEIAAVVALGDPQSVAITLRTQCEIFQGLAESLNLSGFEAIAQAATKALDAHPDQVLRIAQIALGDFQAGQAAVLNGDRSQGGQPSLDLQQLAGFTGDVSELHDDLDGTQPELDGVTDTSDLDLSVTDPQNDESVNPLLELIWGGVGIPEFQSFEQDALAPADSVYATSPAEEKVNLTDSQASTPPESVGAKATLETSSAEPVSVSHSGAKTDSDYPPILTAEVSEATAIPQKEQVSVSQTVRIEVEHLNHLNYSIGELLTNQNHQSLQNEQLQTAVRSLLTRLKQHQQLLGQLQDWSDHLSVVSEKQQIEQWGISKPAFHPNHPIQNPSSPLISGAAKIQNRFDSLELDRYSESQILVQLLLEDAVQLSEAAEAVDLFAHQSNQTLEKQRRLLTSTRDALMEARMLPLGEIFSRFPRVLQQLEALHNKPVGLEFGGTEVLVDKVVAEKLYAPLLHLVRNAFAHGIESPTVRQQQGKPKIGQIEISAYHQGKFLVIEVRDDGQGLDFELIRQRAVECQLVSPEQAVRLNEVQLTNFLFEAGFSTTSQVNDLSGRGIGLDLVRAQLQALQGLIAVDSEPNRGTRFVLQIPLSLTIAKLLLTQAGNRSYALLTDAIEQILIPQSHQIRCWEGGKVIRWGKDTHEQLIAVHRLSDVLDYCSLLPDALPSPSQYPVAAEGQQFPIILIRCQERLLGLEVDQLLGEQELVIRPLGEMIVPPAYVYGGSILADGRLTLVIDGAVLMEYAIARQTDDTLVTLPFRKQDRYTLPQLPHATPHLLPPSQGQRQLPTGMRAALPGTPAPDLLAKPGKMILLVDDSITLRQTLALTLQKAGYQVLQAKDGYEAIEQLRHQANNIGLVICDIEMPRMNGFEFLKHRQQDPTLVNIPTIMLTSRSGEKHRLIASELGANDYITKPFIEHNMLARVTAVLEKSSLNSSSR, encoded by the coding sequence ATGACTAATGACCCGACAATTCGCGAACAAAGCTACCGCTACTTTCTCCAGGAAGCGCCGGAACTCTTACAGGTTTTAGAGCAAGAATTGCTCACTCTTCGAGAAGATTACAGTATCAACAAAGTCCACAATTTGATGCGAACAACCCACACCTTAAAAGGAGCCGCCGCGAGTATTGGGTTGGAAACCATCAAAACAGTTGCTCACTCTTTAGAGGATATTTTCAAAGCCTTATTTAATCCCGAATTGTCCATTGATGCGGAAGTTGAAGCCTTACTTTTTGAGGGTTATGAGTGTCTGCGCTTACCCCTTACGGCTGAACTTACAGGGGGACAAGTGAATGATGCTGAGATTCTCGATCGCACCGCCGCTATTTTTACTCAACTCCAAGATAAGCTAGGAAACTGTTTTGGTGAGGAAGCTCACATCCCCAACTCCGTCGAATTGGGTTTTGATGTGACACAGTCCATCTTTGAGGTGGGTGTCACTCAACGCTTAGACGAAATTGCCGCTGTTGTCGCCTTAGGCGACCCTCAGTCCGTTGCCATTACGCTTCGGACTCAGTGCGAAATTTTCCAAGGCTTGGCGGAATCGCTTAATTTATCAGGGTTTGAAGCCATTGCTCAGGCGGCAACAAAGGCTCTAGACGCTCATCCCGATCAGGTGCTGCGGATTGCTCAGATCGCTCTAGGCGACTTTCAAGCTGGACAGGCAGCGGTGCTCAATGGCGATCGCAGCCAAGGCGGTCAACCCTCCCTTGATTTGCAACAACTTGCAGGTTTCACCGGCGATGTGAGCGAACTTCACGATGATCTTGACGGGACTCAACCGGAATTGGACGGGGTAACCGATACATCGGATTTAGACTTAAGTGTGACTGATCCACAAAACGATGAATCAGTCAACCCTCTTTTGGAGTTAATTTGGGGTGGAGTAGGCATCCCAGAGTTCCAAAGTTTTGAGCAAGATGCTTTAGCACCGGCAGACTCTGTGTATGCAACTTCCCCTGCTGAGGAGAAAGTGAATCTAACTGATAGCCAAGCATCTACTCCTCCTGAGTCTGTAGGCGCAAAAGCAACTCTGGAAACCTCATCTGCCGAGCCAGTTAGTGTATCCCATTCTGGAGCTAAAACAGATAGTGATTACCCTCCCATCCTGACAGCCGAAGTCAGCGAAGCAACAGCCATTCCCCAGAAAGAACAGGTGTCTGTGTCTCAAACTGTGCGGATCGAAGTTGAACACTTAAATCACCTGAATTACTCAATTGGGGAATTGCTCACGAATCAAAACCACCAGTCACTCCAGAATGAACAGTTACAGACAGCAGTTCGTTCACTCCTCACCCGCCTCAAGCAACATCAACAACTGCTGGGTCAACTACAGGATTGGTCTGACCACCTATCCGTTGTGTCAGAAAAACAGCAAATTGAGCAATGGGGAATAAGTAAGCCTGCTTTCCATCCAAACCACCCGATCCAAAATCCATCCTCTCCCTTAATCAGTGGCGCTGCCAAAATCCAAAATCGCTTTGATTCTCTGGAACTCGATCGCTATAGTGAATCTCAAATCTTGGTTCAGTTGCTTCTGGAAGACGCTGTGCAATTATCAGAAGCTGCCGAGGCGGTTGACTTGTTTGCTCATCAGTCCAATCAGACTTTGGAAAAACAACGTCGGTTGTTGACCAGCACCCGTGATGCCCTGATGGAAGCCCGGATGTTGCCCTTGGGAGAGATTTTCAGTCGCTTCCCTCGTGTCTTACAGCAGTTGGAAGCGTTGCATAACAAGCCAGTCGGATTGGAATTCGGGGGGACAGAAGTTCTAGTCGATAAAGTGGTAGCCGAGAAGCTGTATGCTCCTTTGCTGCACCTGGTTCGCAATGCTTTTGCCCACGGCATTGAGTCCCCTACAGTCCGGCAACAGCAGGGCAAGCCCAAAATCGGTCAGATTGAAATTTCTGCTTACCATCAAGGTAAATTCCTGGTGATTGAAGTCCGGGATGATGGTCAAGGGTTAGATTTTGAGCTGATTCGCCAACGGGCGGTAGAATGCCAACTTGTCTCACCGGAACAGGCGGTGCGTCTGAATGAAGTGCAGTTAACGAATTTCCTATTTGAGGCGGGTTTTTCGACAACCTCTCAGGTGAACGACTTATCTGGGCGCGGGATTGGTCTGGATCTGGTTCGTGCTCAGTTGCAAGCCCTCCAAGGTTTGATCGCGGTTGATTCAGAACCCAACCGGGGGACTCGGTTCGTACTGCAAATTCCTTTGAGCTTAACCATTGCCAAATTGCTCCTCACTCAAGCAGGCAACCGCAGCTATGCCTTGCTCACGGATGCGATCGAGCAAATTCTCATTCCTCAATCTCACCAAATCCGGTGTTGGGAAGGTGGCAAAGTCATCCGGTGGGGCAAGGATACTCACGAGCAACTTATTGCGGTACACCGACTCTCGGACGTTCTGGATTACTGCTCATTGCTCCCCGACGCATTGCCCTCTCCATCTCAGTATCCCGTCGCGGCTGAGGGTCAACAGTTCCCCATCATTCTCATCCGTTGCCAGGAGAGGCTTTTGGGCTTGGAAGTAGACCAACTGCTTGGGGAACAAGAATTGGTGATTCGCCCTTTGGGGGAAATGATTGTACCACCCGCTTATGTTTATGGTGGCAGCATTCTGGCTGATGGTCGGCTGACGTTGGTCATCGATGGAGCGGTATTAATGGAATATGCAATTGCACGGCAGACAGATGACACCCTCGTTACCTTACCCTTCAGGAAACAAGATCGCTATACTCTACCCCAATTGCCCCATGCCACGCCCCATCTCCTCCCACCCAGCCAAGGGCAACGACAATTGCCCACTGGGATGCGTGCGGCTTTACCCGGAACACCCGCTCCGGATTTATTGGCAAAACCAGGCAAAATGATTCTTCTGGTTGATGATTCAATCACCTTACGCCAAACCCTGGCTTTGACCTTACAGAAGGCTGGCTATCAAGTTCTTCAGGCAAAAGATGGTTATGAAGCCATTGAACAACTCCGGCACCAGGCCAACAATATCGGTTTAGTTATCTGTGATATTGAGATGCCTCGAATGAATGGGTTCGAGTTTCTCAAACACCGTCAACAAGACCCTACTTTGGTCAATATTCCGACCATCATGCTGACTTCTCGAAGTGGCGAAAAACATCGTTTAATTGCTTCAGAATTAGGGGCTAATGATTATATCACCAAACCCTTTATAGAACACAATATGTTGGCGAGGGTAACGGCTGTACTTGAGAAAAGTAGTCTCAATTCTAGTTCTAGATAG
- a CDS encoding GAF domain-containing protein, with translation MTDLSHTHPFNSNHPNGIPVTSDAVDASEVANPSADVFNRATEPNTAATAQSRLGREQELTLEELALISSERDRSLAMPPVESQLDSSPSHPQNDQTSVRFKGHFDKQHLKHERQWLSTLANQMRQATDQDTLLRLTVTEIHQHLQVDRALIYQFHTDTQGTVVAELMAGGYTPTLGETLSAIAFGAQNRQDYQQQQVITLEHVYQKAPTPYQLQLLQKFQVKASLSLPIFIEGQVWGLLTVQQCSGLSRRWQETEIRLLYQVVTEMTTCLQFWEFQAQIQKQAEAAAKEAQAERAVNLVIEKIRKSLDINTILATTAQEVRKLLDIERITIYKFRPDYFGDFVVESETGGWPKLVGSSWEDPYLQEHQGGRFRHNEPLVVDDVYNGGLTDCHVEALEDFGVKSCMVVSIFQGKKLWGLLSAFQHSGPRHWQDNEVKWLSQIAAQLGLALQQAEYLEKLQSQTQQMGKEAERERAIARVIDKIRQSSDMDAIFRVAAQEVRRLLDVERITIYKFRPDYFGDFMVESETGGWPKLVGSGWEDPYLQENQGGRFRNNEPLVVDDVYNGGLTDCHVEALEYFGVKSCMVVSIFQGKKLWGLLSAFQHSGSRHWQDNEVKLLFQIAAQLGLAIQQAEYVAQVKEQSAQIAKGAERERIVASILEKILKSSDIDTVFKTTVQEVRKVLNVERVTIYKFRPDYFGDFVVESESGGWPKLVGSGWEDPYLQEHKGGRFRDNEVFVVDDIYKTEMTDCHVEALEFFAIKSCLVAPILQGQHLWGLVSAFQHSKPRHWEEGEVKLLAQIGAQLGLALQQAEYIEEMRVQSQQLAKSVDRGAVYSRLIYRLGSALIQEHFSLDNVLQLALLELRKQLKCDRVGIYQFNPDWSGQFIVEDVGSDWTKLVGTDLAIVEDTHLQETRGGRYRRRETFSVDDVYTIGHQECHVQLLEQWDVKAYMIAPIFKGDQLWGLLGAYQNDEPRHWEQMDVNLLAQVGVQIGLALQQAEYLEQLRTQAQQLTESAERERGAKEQLQREVIQLLTAVRPALKGDLTVRAPVTEDEVGTIADAYNNTLQSLRGIVKQVQTASRQVAQTSQDSESSIAGLASQAQQQFQFLERTLEQIQTLVNSTNAVSTNAQQVNLAVQQANQTVREGDAAMNHTVDGILAIRETVAETSKRLKRLSESSQKVSRVVNLISNFTTQTQLLALNAAIEATRAGQYGRGFVVVADEVRSLARQSAEATTEIAQLVQEIQEGTAEVSVAMETGIQQVAQGTHLVTNARQNLNAIVEATSQISQLVEGITQATQLQTDQFQSVTQTMTDVAAIANKTSEDSVEISTSFKELLAMAQNLQASADQFKVD, from the coding sequence ATGACAGATCTCAGCCACACTCATCCTTTTAATAGCAATCACCCGAACGGAATTCCTGTTACCTCCGATGCCGTTGACGCTTCAGAGGTTGCTAACCCTAGCGCCGATGTTTTTAACCGGGCGACTGAACCGAATACCGCAGCTACGGCGCAGTCGAGATTGGGGAGGGAGCAAGAACTAACCCTAGAGGAGCTAGCGCTAATCTCGTCAGAACGCGATCGCTCCCTGGCGATGCCCCCTGTTGAGTCCCAACTCGATTCATCACCCAGTCACCCTCAAAACGATCAAACATCTGTAAGATTCAAAGGTCATTTTGACAAGCAACATCTAAAGCATGAAAGGCAGTGGTTGTCAACCCTGGCGAATCAGATGCGCCAAGCGACCGATCAAGATACCTTGCTCAGGTTAACAGTCACAGAGATTCATCAGCATTTACAGGTTGATCGAGCGTTGATTTACCAATTCCACACCGATACTCAGGGTACGGTCGTAGCCGAGTTGATGGCGGGTGGCTATACGCCGACATTGGGAGAAACTCTGAGTGCGATCGCATTTGGTGCCCAGAACAGACAGGACTACCAACAACAGCAAGTCATCACCCTAGAGCATGTCTACCAAAAAGCTCCGACGCCCTATCAACTCCAATTGCTGCAAAAGTTTCAAGTTAAAGCCAGCTTAAGTTTGCCTATTTTCATCGAGGGGCAAGTGTGGGGCTTACTCACCGTGCAACAGTGTTCTGGACTTTCCCGACGGTGGCAGGAAACTGAAATTCGTCTGCTTTACCAAGTTGTCACCGAGATGACGACATGCTTACAGTTCTGGGAATTTCAGGCTCAAATTCAAAAACAGGCGGAGGCAGCGGCTAAAGAAGCTCAAGCAGAGCGAGCCGTGAATCTGGTAATTGAAAAGATTCGCAAGAGCCTCGACATCAACACCATTTTGGCAACAACCGCCCAAGAAGTCCGCAAACTCTTAGATATCGAACGCATCACAATTTACAAATTCCGTCCCGACTATTTCGGCGACTTTGTAGTGGAGTCGGAGACGGGAGGCTGGCCCAAACTAGTGGGTAGTAGCTGGGAAGACCCTTATTTACAAGAACACCAAGGCGGTCGCTTCCGCCACAACGAACCTCTGGTGGTTGATGATGTCTACAATGGCGGTCTCACGGATTGTCATGTGGAAGCGTTGGAAGACTTCGGCGTCAAATCCTGCATGGTAGTGTCCATCTTCCAAGGCAAGAAGTTGTGGGGATTGCTGAGTGCCTTTCAACACAGCGGCCCCAGGCATTGGCAAGACAATGAAGTCAAATGGCTCTCTCAAATCGCCGCTCAACTGGGGTTAGCGCTACAGCAGGCGGAGTACTTAGAAAAACTGCAATCCCAAACCCAGCAAATGGGTAAAGAGGCAGAACGAGAGCGAGCGATCGCCCGCGTGATTGATAAAATTCGTCAAAGCTCGGATATGGATGCCATTTTCCGAGTCGCGGCACAAGAAGTCCGCCGACTGCTCGATGTAGAGCGGATTACAATTTACAAGTTCCGTCCCGACTATTTCGGCGATTTCATGGTGGAGTCGGAGACGGGAGGTTGGCCCAAACTGGTGGGTAGTGGTTGGGAAGACCCTTATTTGCAGGAAAACCAAGGCGGTCGCTTCCGCAATAACGAACCTCTGGTGGTTGATGATGTCTACAATGGCGGTCTCACGGATTGCCATGTAGAAGCCTTGGAATACTTCGGGGTGAAATCCTGCATGGTGGTGTCCATCTTCCAAGGTAAGAAGTTGTGGGGATTGCTCAGTGCCTTTCAACACAGTGGCTCCAGGCATTGGCAAGACAATGAAGTCAAGTTGCTGTTTCAAATCGCCGCTCAACTGGGCTTAGCCATCCAGCAAGCAGAATATGTAGCACAGGTCAAGGAGCAATCCGCTCAAATCGCCAAAGGTGCAGAGCGAGAGAGAATTGTCGCCAGCATCCTGGAAAAGATTCTTAAATCTTCTGACATCGACACCGTATTCAAGACGACGGTGCAGGAAGTACGAAAAGTCCTGAATGTAGAACGGGTAACAATTTACAAATTTCGCCCAGACTACTTCGGCGACTTTGTAGTGGAGTCGGAGTCTGGAGGTTGGCCTAAACTCGTGGGCAGTGGTTGGGAAGACCCTTATTTACAAGAACACAAAGGGGGTCGCTTCCGCGACAATGAAGTCTTCGTCGTGGATGATATCTACAAGACGGAGATGACGGATTGTCATGTAGAAGCCTTAGAATTCTTTGCAATCAAATCCTGCCTCGTGGCTCCTATCTTGCAAGGGCAACATCTATGGGGATTGGTGTCGGCGTTTCAACACAGCAAACCCCGGCATTGGGAAGAGGGTGAAGTCAAGTTGCTGGCTCAAATTGGGGCTCAACTCGGCTTAGCTCTACAACAGGCTGAGTATATCGAGGAAATGCGCGTGCAGTCCCAACAGTTAGCCAAGTCCGTGGATCGAGGAGCCGTTTATAGCCGACTGATCTACAGACTAGGAAGTGCGCTGATTCAGGAGCATTTTTCCCTGGATAATGTGTTACAACTGGCGCTTCTGGAATTACGCAAACAGTTAAAGTGCGATCGCGTCGGTATTTATCAATTTAATCCAGACTGGAGTGGTCAGTTTATCGTCGAGGATGTGGGCAGCGATTGGACGAAACTCGTAGGCACAGACCTAGCGATAGTTGAAGATACCCACCTCCAAGAAACCAGGGGTGGTCGCTATCGTCGGCGAGAAACGTTCAGCGTAGACGATGTCTACACGATTGGGCATCAGGAATGCCACGTCCAATTGCTGGAGCAATGGGACGTAAAAGCCTACATGATTGCCCCCATCTTTAAGGGTGACCAACTCTGGGGTCTATTAGGAGCCTATCAAAATGATGAACCCCGTCACTGGGAGCAGATGGACGTAAACCTACTCGCTCAAGTGGGTGTGCAAATTGGTCTGGCTCTGCAACAAGCGGAATACTTAGAACAACTGAGAACCCAAGCGCAGCAATTGACCGAGTCAGCCGAACGGGAACGAGGGGCAAAAGAGCAACTCCAACGAGAGGTAATTCAATTACTGACGGCGGTGCGACCGGCACTGAAAGGAGACCTCACCGTTCGCGCTCCTGTGACGGAAGATGAAGTGGGGACTATTGCCGATGCTTACAACAATACTCTGCAAAGCCTGCGCGGTATCGTGAAGCAGGTACAGACTGCGTCGAGACAAGTCGCTCAAACCTCCCAAGACAGTGAATCCTCGATCGCCGGTTTGGCGTCACAAGCTCAGCAGCAATTCCAGTTCCTAGAGCGCACCCTGGAGCAAATTCAGACTCTTGTCAATTCCACCAATGCGGTGAGCACCAACGCTCAACAGGTCAACTTGGCGGTACAGCAGGCGAACCAGACGGTTCGGGAAGGGGATGCCGCCATGAACCATACCGTAGATGGCATTCTAGCGATTCGCGAAACCGTAGCGGAAACCAGCAAACGCCTCAAGCGCTTGAGTGAATCGTCCCAGAAGGTGTCCAGGGTGGTGAACCTGATTAGCAATTTTACAACCCAGACCCAATTGTTAGCACTGAACGCGGCAATTGAAGCTACCAGAGCGGGTCAATATGGACGGGGTTTTGTTGTGGTTGCGGATGAGGTGCGCTCTCTAGCGCGTCAATCGGCTGAAGCGACGACCGAAATCGCGCAGCTAGTTCAAGAGATTCAGGAGGGTACGGCGGAGGTTTCCGTCGCAATGGAAACCGGCATTCAGCAGGTGGCTCAAGGAACTCATTTGGTTACCAATGCTCGCCAAAATCTAAATGCGATCGTGGAAGCCACCAGTCAAATTAGCCAGCTTGTAGAGGGTATTACCCAAGCAACCCAGCTCCAAACCGATCAGTTTCAGTCAGTAACCCAAACCATGACTGATGTGGCTGCGATCGCTAACAAGACCTCAGAGGATTCGGTGGAGATTTCCACATCCTTTAAAGAACTGTTGGCAATGGCTCAAAACCTACAAGCAAGTGCAGACCAGTTCAAGGTTGATTAA
- a CDS encoding chemotaxis protein CheW, with protein sequence MLNSLDFGQTVNSLDGLTLDFLSEAPLPPETRQRLLRFPLGVEDSALLPLEQITEIFRLNVAEILPVPEMPSQVLGICNWRGEMIWLIDLNYLVGCPPLFRQQSLLVPPTVMVVQVQGQSVGLVVQQVNDIELHDLQQLQPVAPGLFPAKLLPFVLGALRGDNGTVLDVIAITQYPLWQRHS encoded by the coding sequence ATGCTGAACTCGCTTGACTTTGGGCAAACAGTAAACAGCCTTGACGGGCTAACCTTAGACTTCCTGTCTGAAGCTCCGCTACCTCCAGAAACACGCCAACGATTGCTTCGCTTTCCTCTGGGTGTGGAAGACAGTGCTCTGCTGCCCCTAGAACAAATTACCGAAATTTTTAGGCTGAATGTAGCAGAAATTCTCCCAGTTCCTGAAATGCCCAGTCAGGTATTAGGAATTTGCAATTGGCGGGGAGAAATGATTTGGCTGATAGACCTCAATTATCTGGTGGGATGTCCCCCCCTGTTTCGCCAACAATCCCTGTTGGTGCCTCCGACAGTCATGGTCGTTCAGGTTCAGGGTCAGTCGGTTGGCCTTGTGGTGCAACAAGTCAACGACATCGAGTTACACGACTTACAGCAACTCCAGCCCGTTGCCCCTGGTTTATTTCCGGCTAAACTCTTGCCTTTTGTCTTGGGGGCACTGCGCGGGGACAACGGTACCGTCTTAGATGTCATAGCCATTACTCAGTATCCCTTGTGGCAGAGGCATTCCTGA
- a CDS encoding response regulator transcription factor — translation MTTILLVEDSLTETEVITRHLRQAGLNVISVTSGEEARIQLQSQKPDLVILDVILPGQSGFELCREIKTNTSTQAIPVVICSTKGTEADKLWGSMLGADAYIPKPVDQQALMQTIQQLTSVY, via the coding sequence ATGACTACAATTCTGTTGGTTGAAGATAGTCTCACAGAAACCGAAGTGATTACCCGTCACCTGAGACAGGCGGGTCTAAATGTAATCAGTGTCACCAGTGGTGAAGAAGCCCGTATTCAACTTCAGTCGCAAAAACCCGATTTGGTGATTCTCGATGTGATTTTGCCCGGTCAAAGCGGGTTTGAACTGTGCCGCGAAATCAAGACGAATACCAGTACCCAAGCCATCCCCGTCGTGATTTGCTCAACCAAAGGAACCGAAGCCGATAAACTTTGGGGTTCGATGCTGGGAGCCGATGCTTACATCCCTAAGCCCGTTGATCAGCAAGCACTGATGCAAACCATCCAGCAATTGACTTCCGTTTATTAG
- a CDS encoding response regulator has translation MATQEVVTTAELAKQILACSEQGFTGQLDLAIKEPKVQRWSLYFRQGCLIWGADEIHPIRRLLRQLSMYCPQVAIDSNALASLCKQRQLATRVSTISQEAVQPQDGDYRFLVELVKQGKVRRSQMSAIIEGYITEILFDIHQRWDRFRYRSALQLTYRSLPPDTLNSFDATLISIQVEPIWQQAIQAWQAWQQDALAEISPNLAPAISKAEELRWQTPPKVYQNLITLVDGHQTFRDLAVKLKQNLLPLTLSIMPYIRKGLIEVLEVGDLNYTVKPTTHPQPPAFGSRVRPVQSQQTSPLVAYIDDSRLDCQMMNHILAQAGYRCILIQDPVQALPLLLEHKPDLIFLDLIMPVTNGYEICSQIRRISVFQDTPVIILTSNDGIVDRVRAKMVGSTGFLAKPIGQEKVLSTLQKYLTVKKPAPS, from the coding sequence ATGGCAACTCAGGAGGTCGTGACCACCGCCGAACTGGCAAAGCAGATTCTGGCTTGCAGTGAACAGGGATTTACAGGTCAGTTGGATTTGGCGATTAAAGAACCCAAAGTTCAGCGTTGGAGTCTGTATTTCCGCCAAGGTTGTTTGATTTGGGGTGCTGATGAAATACATCCCATCCGCCGATTGCTGCGACAGTTATCGATGTACTGTCCGCAAGTTGCGATCGATAGCAATGCCTTAGCCAGTCTATGTAAACAGCGCCAGCTTGCCACACGAGTGTCTACTATCTCTCAAGAAGCAGTTCAGCCTCAGGATGGAGACTACCGCTTTTTAGTCGAGTTGGTGAAACAAGGGAAAGTTAGGCGATCGCAAATGTCGGCGATCATTGAAGGTTACATTACCGAAATACTGTTCGATATCCATCAACGATGGGATCGATTTCGCTATCGTTCAGCCTTGCAACTGACTTACCGATCCCTTCCTCCAGACACCTTAAATTCATTCGATGCCACACTGATTTCGATTCAAGTTGAGCCGATTTGGCAGCAAGCCATTCAGGCTTGGCAGGCTTGGCAACAGGACGCCTTAGCTGAGATTTCCCCCAACCTTGCTCCCGCAATCTCCAAAGCTGAGGAATTGCGTTGGCAAACTCCGCCCAAAGTTTACCAAAACCTGATCACCCTTGTGGATGGTCATCAGACATTCAGGGATTTAGCCGTCAAGTTAAAACAGAACCTGTTACCCCTAACCCTGTCAATCATGCCCTATATCCGTAAAGGGTTGATTGAAGTACTCGAAGTTGGGGACTTGAACTATACCGTCAAGCCAACAACTCATCCTCAACCCCCAGCCTTCGGTTCACGGGTAAGGCCGGTTCAATCCCAACAGACAAGTCCCCTGGTGGCTTATATCGATGACAGCCGACTCGATTGCCAGATGATGAATCATATTCTCGCCCAAGCTGGCTATCGGTGCATCCTAATTCAAGACCCCGTGCAAGCCCTGCCACTCTTGCTAGAGCATAAACCTGACCTAATCTTTTTGGATCTGATTATGCCCGTTACCAACGGGTATGAAATCTGTTCACAAATTCGTCGAATTTCAGTATTCCAAGATACGCCTGTGATTATTCTCACCAGTAATGACGGAATTGTAGACCGAGTACGAGCCAAGATGGTTGGCTCTACGGGCTTTTTAGCCAAGCCCATCGGGCAGGAAAAAGTGTTGAGTACTTTGCAAAAGTATCTGACAGTAAAAAAACCGGCTCCATCCTAA
- a CDS encoding pentapeptide repeat-containing protein has translation MKFQGITAITLLATVGFSSVVYAASSEHFQTLQQTGDCIRCDLRGAPLSQANLSGANLKGTQLSSASLKKAQLTNANLSGANLKGADLENADLRGANLKGANLELANLSGANLEGANLQGAKLEGALINGVNFCRANVPERYHSLRSCR, from the coding sequence ATGAAATTCCAAGGGATAACAGCGATAACTCTCCTGGCAACCGTTGGATTTAGCTCTGTTGTTTACGCCGCATCCAGCGAACACTTTCAAACATTGCAGCAGACGGGCGATTGTATTCGATGTGACTTAAGAGGTGCACCCCTGAGTCAGGCTAACCTGAGTGGTGCCAATCTTAAAGGGACTCAACTGAGTTCCGCTTCCCTGAAGAAAGCTCAACTGACGAATGCCAACTTGAGTGGTGCCAATCTCAAAGGAGCGGATTTAGAGAATGCTGATCTGCGAGGGGCTAATCTCAAGGGAGCTAACTTAGAGTTGGCAAATTTGAGTGGTGCCAATCTAGAAGGGGCGAACCTTCAGGGGGCGAAACTGGAAGGTGCCTTAATTAATGGAGTCAACTTTTGTCGTGCCAATGTACCGGAACGCTATCACTCATTGCGAAGCTGTCGGTAA